Proteins from a genomic interval of Kiritimatiellia bacterium:
- a CDS encoding ATP-binding cassette domain-containing protein, with translation MSSAAPVLQLAGVRKSFPSPAGRVDVLKGVDLEISRGDFVMITGPSGSGKTTLLNLAALLDFPTEGRVTFGGRQVSGLGEEALCDLRKQAIGVVFQRFCLLAHRTVVQNVLFRFRYVGGDEEENRRAAARALNTVGLADLADRPVRVLSAGEMQRVAIARAVALRPELLVADEPTGNLDAASAGAVMDCFRRLNADGLTVLLVTHNEALLRYATRHLVCVEGALKP, from the coding sequence ATGAGTTCGGCGGCTCCCGTGCTGCAACTGGCCGGCGTGCGGAAAAGCTTCCCGTCGCCCGCCGGGCGCGTGGACGTGCTCAAGGGCGTGGACCTGGAGATCAGTCGCGGCGACTTCGTGATGATCACGGGCCCTTCAGGAAGCGGCAAGACCACCCTCTTGAACCTCGCCGCGCTCCTCGATTTTCCCACCGAGGGCCGGGTTACCTTCGGGGGGCGGCAAGTTTCCGGGCTGGGGGAGGAGGCGCTCTGCGACTTGCGGAAGCAGGCCATCGGCGTCGTCTTTCAGCGCTTCTGCCTGCTCGCGCACCGGACCGTTGTGCAGAACGTGCTGTTCCGTTTCCGCTACGTCGGAGGCGACGAGGAGGAAAACCGGAGGGCCGCGGCGCGCGCCCTGAACACGGTCGGCCTGGCGGACCTGGCGGATCGCCCGGTCCGGGTGCTGTCGGCCGGCGAGATGCAGCGCGTCGCCATCGCCCGCGCCGTGGCGCTGCGGCCCGAACTCCTGGTAGCCGACGAGCCGACGGGCAACCTGGATGCCGCCTCCGCGGGCGCCGTGATGGATTGTTTTCGCCGGTTGAATGCGGACGGATTGACCGTGCTCCTGGTGACCCATAACGAGGCGCTGCTCCGGTACGCCACCCGACACCTGGTCTGCGTGGAAGGAGCGCTGAAGCCATGA
- a CDS encoding ABC transporter permease yields MSARSGLRFWARDLWEGVRAEPARVGLSFLAVAIGFTALTLLLAVLDGLRARAQELVRELGAQVMAVLPESRGAADAPPILTRAQADRLARQLPECRVTAARRYEVGMPSDKSRVTVLATDEYMLPVRGWMLESGRNLDSHDMREGARHGVISSALARRWSAGPGALVSLDQVSFRVVGVALIGGGDLEKEAENPRLQTGDLVVLVPHSAPVAWGDKTPDAFGRADAMFIQVPSDRRVEDLLPVARDLLGADGLSWITPDILLRGVRRWQQAVRLAGGSIALLCLVLGGTTLMSLMVANVRDRLPEIGLRRAIGATRGDIARLFTLEACMVTGLAALAGMGVAGLLVETVRRRWGVPVRLEGVVLLWPLGAAAVLGILFSYWPARLAARISPAEALRNE; encoded by the coding sequence ATGAGCGCCCGTTCCGGCCTGCGTTTCTGGGCCCGGGATCTCTGGGAGGGCGTGCGCGCGGAGCCGGCGCGCGTGGGCCTGTCTTTCCTGGCCGTGGCCATCGGGTTCACGGCGTTGACGCTCCTGCTCGCCGTGCTGGACGGATTGCGGGCGAGAGCGCAGGAGTTGGTGCGCGAGTTGGGCGCCCAGGTGATGGCCGTGCTGCCCGAGTCCCGCGGCGCCGCGGATGCGCCGCCGATTCTGACGCGGGCGCAGGCCGACCGACTGGCCCGCCAGTTGCCGGAATGCCGCGTCACCGCCGCGCGGCGCTACGAGGTCGGCATGCCCTCGGACAAGAGCCGGGTGACGGTCCTGGCGACCGACGAGTATATGCTCCCCGTCCGCGGCTGGATGCTGGAGTCCGGACGCAACCTGGACTCGCACGACATGAGGGAAGGGGCGCGCCATGGCGTCATCAGTTCGGCCCTCGCCCGCCGCTGGAGCGCCGGGCCCGGCGCCCTGGTCAGCCTGGACCAGGTCTCCTTTCGGGTCGTCGGCGTTGCATTGATCGGAGGAGGCGATTTGGAGAAAGAGGCGGAAAATCCGCGCCTGCAAACCGGCGACCTGGTCGTGCTCGTGCCGCATTCGGCGCCCGTGGCCTGGGGCGATAAAACGCCGGACGCCTTCGGGCGGGCGGATGCCATGTTCATCCAGGTTCCTTCCGACCGCCGCGTGGAGGACCTGCTGCCGGTCGCGCGCGACTTGCTCGGAGCCGACGGGCTTTCATGGATCACGCCGGATATCCTCCTGCGCGGCGTGCGCCGCTGGCAGCAGGCCGTACGCCTGGCGGGCGGCAGCATCGCCCTGCTGTGCCTCGTCCTAGGCGGCACCACGCTCATGAGCCTGATGGTGGCGAACGTAAGGGACCGCCTGCCCGAAATCGGCCTGCGCCGCGCCATCGGCGCCACGCGGGGCGATATCGCGCGCCTGTTCACCCTCGAAGCCTGCATGGTGACCGGCCTGGCGGCCCTCGCGGGCATGGGGGTGGCCGGGTTGCTGGTGGAAACAGTGCGCCGGCGCTGGGGCGTCCCCGTTCGGCTGGAAGGGGTTGTGCTGTTGTGGCCCTTGGGCGCGGCGGCGGTCCTCGGCATCCTGTTCTCCTACTGGCCCGCGCGCCTGGCGGCCCGCATTTCCCCTGCCGAGGCTTTGCGCAATGAATGA
- the pyrF gene encoding orotidine-5'-phosphate decarboxylase, whose product MSRSELIVALDVAGTAEALALVDRLPPDITWYKIGLELFCAEGPAVVQAVRARGKNVFLDLKLHDIPRTVERAVISAAKGGAGMLTIHSCGGRVMLKAAADAARRSTRPPLLVAVTTLTSLDQRDLAELGIARDPQIHVMAMADMALKQGIHGLVCSPQEVEGLRARFGARTVLVTPGIRPAGSDPGDQKRVATPAAAARAGADFLVVGRPILDATDPAATARAIIKEMTL is encoded by the coding sequence ATGTCCCGTTCCGAACTGATCGTCGCCCTGGATGTCGCCGGGACCGCCGAGGCGCTGGCGCTGGTGGACCGGCTGCCGCCGGACATCACCTGGTACAAGATCGGTCTTGAGCTTTTCTGCGCGGAGGGGCCGGCGGTCGTGCAGGCCGTTCGCGCGCGCGGCAAGAATGTCTTTCTGGATCTCAAGCTGCACGACATCCCCCGCACGGTCGAGCGGGCGGTGATCTCCGCCGCCAAGGGCGGGGCAGGCATGCTGACGATTCATTCTTGCGGGGGCCGGGTGATGCTCAAGGCCGCGGCCGACGCGGCCCGGCGCAGCACGCGCCCTCCCCTGCTGGTGGCCGTGACCACGCTGACCAGCCTGGACCAGCGGGACCTGGCCGAACTCGGCATTGCCCGCGATCCGCAGATCCACGTCATGGCCATGGCGGACATGGCCTTGAAGCAGGGGATCCACGGCCTCGTCTGCTCGCCGCAGGAAGTCGAAGGACTCCGGGCGCGCTTCGGGGCCCGCACCGTGCTGGTGACCCCGGGGATCCGCCCGGCGGGAAGCGACCCGGGCGATCAGAAGCGCGTGGCCACGCCGGCGGCAGCCGCGCGGGCCGGGGCGGATTTCCTGGTCGTGGGCCGCCCGATCCTCGACGCGACCGATCCCGCGGCGACGGCGCGGGCGATCATCAAGGAAATGACGCTGTAG
- a CDS encoding RHS repeat protein → MKNPPCSTSVLLALLLPALAASAVTIQYTYDEAGRLTRADYGGGEKIDYVYDANGNLLQRTVSGSGEITYTLIYRAGTGGTIGGVATQEVAVGGNGSPVTAVVDNASVVFRRWSDGATDPIRTDTNVQANLTIQAAFRSTGGADLDWYAARGIAPGGGEDWTDVDARAVAGKGTTLRHENIADTDPANTANVFRVTGIEARNATVVHFEPGSTGRVYTFQFNEALNDGAWSNVPGVDPRPGAGGEDAMADTNNAAARRYRVTVEVPN, encoded by the coding sequence ATGAAGAACCCGCCTTGTTCAACAAGCGTTCTCCTCGCCCTGCTGCTCCCGGCGCTCGCGGCGTCCGCTGTGACCATCCAGTACACCTACGACGAGGCCGGGCGGCTGACCCGGGCCGACTACGGCGGCGGGGAGAAAATAGATTATGTCTATGACGCCAACGGCAACCTGCTGCAACGCACGGTGAGCGGGTCGGGCGAGATCACCTACACGCTGATCTACCGCGCCGGGACGGGCGGCACGATCGGCGGCGTCGCGACGCAGGAGGTCGCCGTCGGCGGCAACGGCTCGCCGGTCACGGCCGTGGTGGACAACGCCAGTGTGGTCTTCAGGCGATGGAGCGATGGGGCCACCGACCCGATCCGGACCGACACGAATGTGCAGGCGAACCTCACGATCCAGGCCGCCTTCCGCAGCACGGGCGGGGCGGACCTGGATTGGTACGCCGCGCGCGGCATTGCGCCGGGCGGCGGCGAGGACTGGACCGACGTGGACGCCCGCGCCGTCGCCGGCAAGGGCACCACGCTGCGGCACGAGAACATCGCGGACACCGACCCGGCCAACACCGCCAATGTCTTCCGCGTCACCGGCATCGAGGCCAGGAACGCGACGGTCGTGCACTTCGAGCCCGGCTCGACCGGCCGCGTGTACACCTTCCAGTTCAACGAGGCCCTGAACGACGGCGCCTGGAGCAATGTCCCCGGCGTCGACCCGCGCCCCGGCGCCGGCGGAGAGGACGCGATGGCCGACACCAATAACGCGGCCGCAAGACGTTATCGAGTGACCGTAGAGGTTCCGAACTGA
- a CDS encoding cation transporter, which translates to MTSQVPGASGGWIARWLHRVAGDRPATERKARLGLLQGWASIGVNTGVFLTKLMLGLVLGSIALVADSADSFFDVVGSGIVVWSIHWFRRPRDREHPFGHGRMDLVAGLIMAVLLVVVGIELARTSADRILHPPDYVAPWWMIAVVALAVPLKEGLATFSRRISEATGLSSMEASYWYLRFDAITSATVTLGLILSRWGWTAVDGWIGLFISGVVAWTGIRLVIGGIGPLVGEAPTKEEVDGVEQAAARVPGVRGVHDVILHKYGDVKLVSFHIEVDAARSALEAHDLAERVEDEVESVTGCKAIVHVDPVDRGHPAYGRVRGWLQQFVAGDERLVGFHDLRVSGEAHGFEVSVDLVVSVDLPEKAYAEVAAGVRDRLREGISGIGEAKVSVEAAYSGGATEPR; encoded by the coding sequence ATGACGAGCCAGGTTCCAGGGGCATCCGGGGGCTGGATCGCGCGGTGGCTCCACCGCGTGGCCGGGGACCGGCCGGCCACCGAACGCAAGGCGCGCCTGGGCCTGTTGCAGGGCTGGGCCAGCATCGGAGTGAATACCGGGGTGTTTCTGACCAAGCTGATGCTCGGCCTGGTCCTGGGCAGTATCGCCCTGGTGGCGGATTCCGCGGACAGCTTCTTCGACGTGGTCGGCAGCGGGATCGTGGTCTGGAGCATTCACTGGTTCCGGCGGCCGCGCGACCGCGAGCATCCGTTCGGCCACGGCCGCATGGACCTCGTGGCCGGGCTGATCATGGCCGTGCTCCTGGTCGTCGTCGGCATCGAATTGGCGCGCACCTCCGCGGACCGGATCCTTCATCCGCCGGACTACGTGGCGCCGTGGTGGATGATCGCCGTGGTCGCCCTCGCCGTTCCCCTGAAGGAGGGGCTCGCGACCTTCTCCCGCCGGATCTCCGAGGCCACCGGGCTATCCTCCATGGAGGCCAGTTACTGGTACCTTCGGTTCGACGCCATCACCTCCGCAACCGTGACGCTCGGTTTGATCCTGTCCCGGTGGGGGTGGACGGCCGTGGACGGCTGGATCGGCCTGTTCATTTCGGGCGTGGTCGCGTGGACAGGAATCCGCCTGGTGATCGGCGGCATCGGCCCGCTCGTGGGCGAGGCGCCGACCAAAGAGGAAGTCGATGGCGTAGAGCAGGCCGCGGCGCGCGTGCCGGGCGTGCGCGGCGTGCATGACGTGATCCTGCACAAGTACGGCGATGTGAAACTGGTGTCCTTCCACATCGAGGTGGACGCGGCGCGGAGTGCGCTCGAAGCACACGACCTGGCCGAGCGCGTGGAGGACGAGGTCGAGAGCGTGACGGGCTGCAAGGCGATCGTTCACGTGGATCCTGTGGATCGGGGCCATCCCGCGTACGGGCGTGTGCGGGGATGGCTGCAGCAGTTCGTGGCGGGGGATGAGCGCCTGGTGGGTTTTCACGATCTGCGGGTGTCGGGAGAAGCGCATGGATTCGAGGTGTCCGTGGACCTGGTCGTTTCGGTGGATTTGCCGGAAAAGGCGTATGCCGAGGTGGCCGCCGGCGTCCGGGATCGGCTGCGCGAGGGGATCTCCGGAATCGGCGAGGCGAAGGTATCCGTCGAGGCGGCCTACAGCGGGGGGGCGACGGAACCCCGCTGA